The Malus domestica chromosome 10, GDT2T_hap1 genome contains a region encoding:
- the LOC103443722 gene encoding uncharacterized protein produces the protein MSGPSDRRFDLNLIEEATTPSPDNIWRPSFVSPTGPLTVGDSVMKNDMTAAVVARNLLTPKDNKLLSKRSDELAVKDSLALNVQCVGSVSNMAQCLFARTHQVESLAAEVMSLKQEIRGLKHENKQLHRLTHDYATNMKRKLDQMKESDGQVLLDHQRFMGLFQRHLLPSSSGAVPRNEAPNDQSLMPPSSRVLSSTEAPNDPPHVPSLSGALPTAETSPKQPL, from the coding sequence atgtctggcccctccgaccgtcgttttgacttgaaccttattgaagaggcaaccacgccttctccagacaacatatggcgcccatccttcgtctcccctactggtcctcttaccgttggggattctgtgatgaagaatgatatgaccgctgcggtggtggccaggaaccttctcactcccaaggataacaaactactttccaaacggtctgatgagttggctgttaaggattctctagctctcaatgttcagtgtgtaggttctgtgtctaatatggcccaatgcctatttgctcgaacccaccaagttgaatcattggcggctgaagtgatgagtcttaaacaggagattagagggcttaagcatgagaataaacagttgcaccggctcacacatgactatgctacaaacatgaagaggaagcttgaccagatgaaggaatctgatggtcaggttttacttgatcatcagaggtttatgggtttgttccaaaggcatttattgccttcgtcttctggggctgtaccgcgtaatgaagctccaaatgatcaatctctgatgcctccttcttctagggttctgtccagtactgaggctccgaatgatccccctcatgtgccttctctttctggggctctaccgactgctgagacttctcctaagcaacctttgtga